Proteins encoded together in one Balaenoptera ricei isolate mBalRic1 chromosome 2, mBalRic1.hap2, whole genome shotgun sequence window:
- the CLN6 gene encoding ceroid-lipofuscinosis neuronal protein 6 isoform X4 — translation MEAAARRRQHPGAAGGPGAQPGASFLQARHSSVKADEAASTAPFHLDLWFYFTLQNWVLDFGRPIAMLVFPLEWFPLNKPSVGDYFHMAYNIITPFLLLKLIERSPRTLPRSMIYVSIITFIMGASIHLVGDSVNHRLIFSGYQNHLSVRENPIIKNLKPETLIDSFELLYYYDEYLGHSMWYIPFFLILFMYFSGCFTPTKAESSMPGAALLLVVPSGLYYWYLVTEGQIFILFIFTFFAMLALVLHQKRKRLFLDSNGLFLFSSFALTLLLVALWVAWLWNDPVLRKKYPGVIYVPEPWAFYTLHVSSRH, via the exons gcaCAGCTCCGTCAAGGCTGATGAGGCTGCCAGCACGGCTCCCTTCCACCTTGATCTCTGGTTCTACTTCACCCTGCAGAACTGGGTACTAGACTTTGGCCGCCCCATTGCCATG CTGGTGTTTCCTCTCGAGTGGTTTCCGCTCAACAAGCCCAGCGTGGGGGACTACTTCCACATGGCCTACAACATCATCACGCCCTTTCTCCTGCTCAAG CTCATCGAGCGGTCCCCACGCACCCTGCCGCGCTCCATGATCTATGTCAGCATCATCACCTTCATCATGGGCGCCAGCATCCACCTGGTGGGTGACTCTGTAAACCACCGCCTGATCTTCAGCGGCTACCAGAACCACCTGTCAGTCCGTGAGAACCCCATCATCAAGAATCTCAAGCCGGAGACGCTG ATCGACTCCTTTGAGCTGCTCTACTACTACGACGAGTACCTGGGCCACTCCATGTG GTACATCCCCTTCTTCCTCATCCTCTTCATGTACTTCAGCGGCTGCTTCACTCCCACCAAAGCTGAGAGCTCAATGCCAGGGGCAGCCCTGCTCCTGGTGGTGCCCAGTGGCCTGTACTACTG GTACCTGGTGACTGAGGGCCAGATCTTCATCCTCTTCATCTTCACCTTCTTCGCCATGCTGGCCCTTGTCCTGCACCAGAAGCGCAAGCGCCTCTTCCTGGACAGCAAcggcctcttcctcttctcctcctttgCCCTCACCCTCCTGCTCGTGGCGCTCTGGGTCGCCTGGCTATGGAATGACCCCGTACTCAGGAAGAAGTACCCCGGCGTCATCTACGTCCCTGAGCCCTGGGCCTTCTACACCCTCCACGTCAGCAGCCGACACTGA
- the CLN6 gene encoding ceroid-lipofuscinosis neuronal protein 6 isoform X1, producing the protein MEAAARRRQHPGAAGGPGAQPGASFLQARGPQSPVPVHGLLGPGLHSRRHSSVKADEAASTAPFHLDLWFYFTLQNWVLDFGRPIAMLVFPLEWFPLNKPSVGDYFHMAYNIITPFLLLKLIERSPRTLPRSMIYVSIITFIMGASIHLVGDSVNHRLIFSGYQNHLSVRENPIIKNLKPETLIDSFELLYYYDEYLGHSMWYIPFFLILFMYFSGCFTPTKAESSMPGAALLLVVPSGLYYCSLFPFQRIQASAGLLPLLCRFRSGERLPWGWYLVTEGQIFILFIFTFFAMLALVLHQKRKRLFLDSNGLFLFSSFALTLLLVALWVAWLWNDPVLRKKYPGVIYVPEPWAFYTLHVSSRH; encoded by the exons gggtccccaatccccggtaccagtccacggcctgttaggacccgggctgcacagcaggag gcaCAGCTCCGTCAAGGCTGATGAGGCTGCCAGCACGGCTCCCTTCCACCTTGATCTCTGGTTCTACTTCACCCTGCAGAACTGGGTACTAGACTTTGGCCGCCCCATTGCCATG CTGGTGTTTCCTCTCGAGTGGTTTCCGCTCAACAAGCCCAGCGTGGGGGACTACTTCCACATGGCCTACAACATCATCACGCCCTTTCTCCTGCTCAAG CTCATCGAGCGGTCCCCACGCACCCTGCCGCGCTCCATGATCTATGTCAGCATCATCACCTTCATCATGGGCGCCAGCATCCACCTGGTGGGTGACTCTGTAAACCACCGCCTGATCTTCAGCGGCTACCAGAACCACCTGTCAGTCCGTGAGAACCCCATCATCAAGAATCTCAAGCCGGAGACGCTG ATCGACTCCTTTGAGCTGCTCTACTACTACGACGAGTACCTGGGCCACTCCATGTG GTACATCCCCTTCTTCCTCATCCTCTTCATGTACTTCAGCGGCTGCTTCACTCCCACCAAAGCTGAGAGCTCAATGCCAGGGGCAGCCCTGCTCCTGGTGGTGCCCAGTGGCCTGTACTACTG CTCTCTCTTCCCGTTCCAGAGGATCCAGGCCTCAGCCGGGCTCCTACCCCTCCTCTGTCGCTTCCGCTCTGGAGAAAGGCTCCCCTGGGGATG GTACCTGGTGACTGAGGGCCAGATCTTCATCCTCTTCATCTTCACCTTCTTCGCCATGCTGGCCCTTGTCCTGCACCAGAAGCGCAAGCGCCTCTTCCTGGACAGCAAcggcctcttcctcttctcctcctttgCCCTCACCCTCCTGCTCGTGGCGCTCTGGGTCGCCTGGCTATGGAATGACCCCGTACTCAGGAAGAAGTACCCCGGCGTCATCTACGTCCCTGAGCCCTGGGCCTTCTACACCCTCCACGTCAGCAGCCGACACTGA
- the CLN6 gene encoding ceroid-lipofuscinosis neuronal protein 6 isoform X3 gives MEAAARRRQHPGAAGGPGAQPGASFLQARGPQSPVPVHGLLGPGLHSRRHSSVKADEAASTAPFHLDLWFYFTLQNWVLDFGRPIAMLVFPLEWFPLNKPSVGDYFHMAYNIITPFLLLKLIERSPRTLPRSMIYVSIITFIMGASIHLVGDSVNHRLIFSGYQNHLSVRENPIIKNLKPETLIDSFELLYYYDEYLGHSMWYIPFFLILFMYFSGCFTPTKAESSMPGAALLLVVPSGLYYWYLVTEGQIFILFIFTFFAMLALVLHQKRKRLFLDSNGLFLFSSFALTLLLVALWVAWLWNDPVLRKKYPGVIYVPEPWAFYTLHVSSRH, from the exons gggtccccaatccccggtaccagtccacggcctgttaggacccgggctgcacagcaggag gcaCAGCTCCGTCAAGGCTGATGAGGCTGCCAGCACGGCTCCCTTCCACCTTGATCTCTGGTTCTACTTCACCCTGCAGAACTGGGTACTAGACTTTGGCCGCCCCATTGCCATG CTGGTGTTTCCTCTCGAGTGGTTTCCGCTCAACAAGCCCAGCGTGGGGGACTACTTCCACATGGCCTACAACATCATCACGCCCTTTCTCCTGCTCAAG CTCATCGAGCGGTCCCCACGCACCCTGCCGCGCTCCATGATCTATGTCAGCATCATCACCTTCATCATGGGCGCCAGCATCCACCTGGTGGGTGACTCTGTAAACCACCGCCTGATCTTCAGCGGCTACCAGAACCACCTGTCAGTCCGTGAGAACCCCATCATCAAGAATCTCAAGCCGGAGACGCTG ATCGACTCCTTTGAGCTGCTCTACTACTACGACGAGTACCTGGGCCACTCCATGTG GTACATCCCCTTCTTCCTCATCCTCTTCATGTACTTCAGCGGCTGCTTCACTCCCACCAAAGCTGAGAGCTCAATGCCAGGGGCAGCCCTGCTCCTGGTGGTGCCCAGTGGCCTGTACTACTG GTACCTGGTGACTGAGGGCCAGATCTTCATCCTCTTCATCTTCACCTTCTTCGCCATGCTGGCCCTTGTCCTGCACCAGAAGCGCAAGCGCCTCTTCCTGGACAGCAAcggcctcttcctcttctcctcctttgCCCTCACCCTCCTGCTCGTGGCGCTCTGGGTCGCCTGGCTATGGAATGACCCCGTACTCAGGAAGAAGTACCCCGGCGTCATCTACGTCCCTGAGCCCTGGGCCTTCTACACCCTCCACGTCAGCAGCCGACACTGA
- the CLN6 gene encoding ceroid-lipofuscinosis neuronal protein 6 isoform X5 translates to MLVFPLEWFPLNKPSVGDYFHMAYNIITPFLLLKLIERSPRTLPRSMIYVSIITFIMGASIHLVGDSVNHRLIFSGYQNHLSVRENPIIKNLKPETLIDSFELLYYYDEYLGHSMWYIPFFLILFMYFSGCFTPTKAESSMPGAALLLVVPSGLYYCSLFPFQRIQASAGLLPLLCRFRSGERLPWGWYLVTEGQIFILFIFTFFAMLALVLHQKRKRLFLDSNGLFLFSSFALTLLLVALWVAWLWNDPVLRKKYPGVIYVPEPWAFYTLHVSSRH, encoded by the exons ATG CTGGTGTTTCCTCTCGAGTGGTTTCCGCTCAACAAGCCCAGCGTGGGGGACTACTTCCACATGGCCTACAACATCATCACGCCCTTTCTCCTGCTCAAG CTCATCGAGCGGTCCCCACGCACCCTGCCGCGCTCCATGATCTATGTCAGCATCATCACCTTCATCATGGGCGCCAGCATCCACCTGGTGGGTGACTCTGTAAACCACCGCCTGATCTTCAGCGGCTACCAGAACCACCTGTCAGTCCGTGAGAACCCCATCATCAAGAATCTCAAGCCGGAGACGCTG ATCGACTCCTTTGAGCTGCTCTACTACTACGACGAGTACCTGGGCCACTCCATGTG GTACATCCCCTTCTTCCTCATCCTCTTCATGTACTTCAGCGGCTGCTTCACTCCCACCAAAGCTGAGAGCTCAATGCCAGGGGCAGCCCTGCTCCTGGTGGTGCCCAGTGGCCTGTACTACTG CTCTCTCTTCCCGTTCCAGAGGATCCAGGCCTCAGCCGGGCTCCTACCCCTCCTCTGTCGCTTCCGCTCTGGAGAAAGGCTCCCCTGGGGATG GTACCTGGTGACTGAGGGCCAGATCTTCATCCTCTTCATCTTCACCTTCTTCGCCATGCTGGCCCTTGTCCTGCACCAGAAGCGCAAGCGCCTCTTCCTGGACAGCAAcggcctcttcctcttctcctcctttgCCCTCACCCTCCTGCTCGTGGCGCTCTGGGTCGCCTGGCTATGGAATGACCCCGTACTCAGGAAGAAGTACCCCGGCGTCATCTACGTCCCTGAGCCCTGGGCCTTCTACACCCTCCACGTCAGCAGCCGACACTGA
- the CLN6 gene encoding ceroid-lipofuscinosis neuronal protein 6 isoform X2, producing MEAAARRRQHPGAAGGPGAQPGASFLQARHSSVKADEAASTAPFHLDLWFYFTLQNWVLDFGRPIAMLVFPLEWFPLNKPSVGDYFHMAYNIITPFLLLKLIERSPRTLPRSMIYVSIITFIMGASIHLVGDSVNHRLIFSGYQNHLSVRENPIIKNLKPETLIDSFELLYYYDEYLGHSMWYIPFFLILFMYFSGCFTPTKAESSMPGAALLLVVPSGLYYCSLFPFQRIQASAGLLPLLCRFRSGERLPWGWYLVTEGQIFILFIFTFFAMLALVLHQKRKRLFLDSNGLFLFSSFALTLLLVALWVAWLWNDPVLRKKYPGVIYVPEPWAFYTLHVSSRH from the exons gcaCAGCTCCGTCAAGGCTGATGAGGCTGCCAGCACGGCTCCCTTCCACCTTGATCTCTGGTTCTACTTCACCCTGCAGAACTGGGTACTAGACTTTGGCCGCCCCATTGCCATG CTGGTGTTTCCTCTCGAGTGGTTTCCGCTCAACAAGCCCAGCGTGGGGGACTACTTCCACATGGCCTACAACATCATCACGCCCTTTCTCCTGCTCAAG CTCATCGAGCGGTCCCCACGCACCCTGCCGCGCTCCATGATCTATGTCAGCATCATCACCTTCATCATGGGCGCCAGCATCCACCTGGTGGGTGACTCTGTAAACCACCGCCTGATCTTCAGCGGCTACCAGAACCACCTGTCAGTCCGTGAGAACCCCATCATCAAGAATCTCAAGCCGGAGACGCTG ATCGACTCCTTTGAGCTGCTCTACTACTACGACGAGTACCTGGGCCACTCCATGTG GTACATCCCCTTCTTCCTCATCCTCTTCATGTACTTCAGCGGCTGCTTCACTCCCACCAAAGCTGAGAGCTCAATGCCAGGGGCAGCCCTGCTCCTGGTGGTGCCCAGTGGCCTGTACTACTG CTCTCTCTTCCCGTTCCAGAGGATCCAGGCCTCAGCCGGGCTCCTACCCCTCCTCTGTCGCTTCCGCTCTGGAGAAAGGCTCCCCTGGGGATG GTACCTGGTGACTGAGGGCCAGATCTTCATCCTCTTCATCTTCACCTTCTTCGCCATGCTGGCCCTTGTCCTGCACCAGAAGCGCAAGCGCCTCTTCCTGGACAGCAAcggcctcttcctcttctcctcctttgCCCTCACCCTCCTGCTCGTGGCGCTCTGGGTCGCCTGGCTATGGAATGACCCCGTACTCAGGAAGAAGTACCCCGGCGTCATCTACGTCCCTGAGCCCTGGGCCTTCTACACCCTCCACGTCAGCAGCCGACACTGA